One genomic region from Tripterygium wilfordii isolate XIE 37 chromosome 20, ASM1340144v1, whole genome shotgun sequence encodes:
- the LOC119987365 gene encoding uncharacterized protein LOC119987365: MTYMEDDNGDGEVVPELTLRMEGDERRNGDYVKLRGGSEVEEGGCVNEVGEGSSGSKWPGFLWYWLKLVLLFASLGVLAGVFLKWVGPYFMDKDIIPIINWERKTFCTPVLAVMVFGSIALFPTLLLPSSPSMWMAGMTFGYGFGFLLIIAGVAVGVSLPYFIGSLFLHKLQGWLEKYPKRAAILRAAGEGNWFNQFRAVTLIRISPFPYIIYNYCAVATNVKYGPYILGSLVGMVPEIFLAMYTGILIWTLADASHDQHSLSAPQILFNIVGFLATVATTIIITAYAKRKLKELQHDDGEVLLQ, from the exons ATGACTTATATGGAGGACGATAATGGCGATGGTGAGGTAGTGCCTGAGCTGACGCTGAGAATGGAGGGAGATGAGAGAAGGAATGGGGACTATGTGAAATTGAGGGGAGGGAGCGAGGTGGAAGAGGGAGGATGTGTTAATGAGGTTGGGGAGGGGTCTTCTGGTTCCAAATGGCCGGGTTTCCTTTGGTATTGGCTGAAATTGGTATTGTTGTTCGCGAGTTTGGGGGTTTTGGCTGGTGTTTTCCTCAAATGGGTCGGGCCCTATTTCATGGATAAG GATATCATCCCGATCATAAATTGGGAGAGAAAAACATTCTGTACTCCGGTGTTGGCAGTTATGGTCTTTGGCTCTATTGCACTATTCCCCACCCTACTTTTACCGTCTTCACCTTCTATGTGGATGGCTGGTATGACATTTGGTTATGGCTTTGGATTTCTGCTAATTATAGCAGGGGTGGCTGTAGGCGTATCACTACCATATTTTATTGGCTCTCTCTTTCTCCATAAACTTCAA GGGTGGTTAGAGAAATATCCGAAGAGAGCTGCGATTTTAAGAGCAGCTGGTGAAGGAAATTGGTTTAATCAGTTTCGTGCAGTGACATTAATCAGGATTTCTCCATTTccatatattatttataattactgCGCTGTGGCAACAAATGTGAAGTACGGTCCATATATCTTGGGGTCCTTGGTGGGAATGGTACCAGAAATATTTCTTGCCATGTATAC TGGGATACTCATATGGACCCTGGCAGATGCTTCACATGACCAGCACTCCCTTTCAGCCCCACAAATCCTCTTCAACATTGTTGGGTTCTTAGCAACTGTGGCAACCACTATCATCATCACAGCCTATGCCAAAAGGAAACTAAAGGAATTGCAGCATGACGATGGTGAAGTACTGCTGCAGTAG
- the LOC119987324 gene encoding primary amine oxidase-like — protein sequence MRGVGAQSRRCVTGFQCGFIALIALLFFVHSRYSLTKNYVKSSTSKNPIHGESGSILKTLIHEPKDHSKDTPNHPLDPLTLLEIEKTRSILSSYRGFKSTSSPLINSLSLQEPDKNRVLGWQKGDPLPPREAFVIALLDGRVHEFVVNLDMNRVASHEIYSGPGYPMLTMIDIQVALEVAYAYDDLVKAITARGVKMADAECRTLSPGWFGPEEEKRRVVKIQCFSGKDTTNFYMRPIEGITVTIDVDKKEVIKFVNTGRDIPIASGDNTEYHYSAYKNNPLKMRPLKPISIEQPEGPSFIIEDGHIVKWANWEFHLKADQRAGMIVSRATIRDSETGEPRSVMYKSFTSEMVVPYMDVDDAWYYRSYLDAGEFGLGSTAMSLVPLNDCPRHSYYMDGVFTSSDGKPYVMPNMICVFERYAGDASWRHSENPVRGPEIREARTKVTLVARTIASVGNYDYILDWEFQTDGLVHIKATLTGMLMVKGVPYSNATQIPNPEDMSGILVSENVIGVVHDHFITFYLDMDVDGSDNTFVKVNLVKEESKRAPRKSYLKPKRHVAKTEDDARIKISLYDPYEFHVINPKRTSRLGNPTGYRVVPGGTAASLLDHDDSPQLRGAFTNNQIWVTHYNKSELWAGGLYTYQSKGEDTLEVWSKRNRPIENKDIVVWYTLGFHHIPCQEDFPIMPSVSSGFSLKPVNFFERNPILRAAPVSEEDMPGCRAVC from the exons ATGAGAGGTGTTGGTGCACAATCACGTCGTTGCGTCACTGGGTTTCAATGCGGCTTCATTGCACTAATAGCGTTACTTTTCTTTGTACATTCAAGGTACTCTTTAACCAAGAACTACGTTAAATCTTCTACCTCCAAGAACCCGATCCATGGTGAATCAGGCTCCATTTTGAAGACCCTTATCCATGAACCCAAAGATCACTCCAAAGACACCCCTAATCATCCACTAGACCCACTTACCTTACTCGAAATCGAAAAGACCCGATCCATTCTCTCATCCTATCGAGGCTTCAAATCCACCAGCAGCCCATTAATTAACTCTTTGTCGCTCCAAGAACCCGACAAGAACCGGGTCTTGGGTTGGCAAAAAGGTGATCCACTCCCACCAAGGGAGGCCTTTGTGATTGCGTTGTTAGATGGGAGGGTTCATGAGTTCGTGGTGAATCTGGATATGAACCGGGTTGCGAGTCATGAGATTTATTCGGGTCCGGGTTATCCGATGTTGACGATGATCGACATTCAGGTTGCATTGGAGGTGGCCTACGCTTACGATGACCTTGTCAAAGCCATCACCGCACGCGGAGTCAAGATGGCTGACGCGGAGTGCCGTACGCTCTCGCCCGGTTGGTTTGGGCCAGAAGAGGAAAAACGGAGGGTCGTCAAGATTCAATGCTTTTCCGGCAAAGACACGACAAATTTCTACATGAGGCCCATTGAAGGAATCACCGTAACAATCGATGTTGACAAGAAAGAAGTCATTAAATTTGTCAACACCGGAAGGGATATTCCGATCGCCAGCGGCGACAATACCGAGTACCACTATTCGGCCTACAAAAACAACCCGTTAAAGATGAGGCCATTAAAGCCCATATCAATAGAGCAGCCAGAAGGGCCGAGTTTCATCATTGAAGACGGACATATAGTGAAATGGGCAAATTGGGAGTTTCACCTCAAGGCAGACCAACGAGCCGGGATGATAGTTTCACGAGCCACGATTCGTGACTCGGAGACTGGCGAGCCAAGGAGTGTGATGTACAAAAGTTTCACGTCAGAAATGGTTGTGCCCTATATGGACGTCGACGACGCTTGGTATTACCGATCGTACCTGGATGCCGGTGAGTTCGGGTTAGGATCAACGGCAATGTCATTAGTACCCCTAAATGATTGTCCTAGACATTCATACTACATGGATGGGGTCTTTACGTCGTCGGATGGGAAGCCCTATGTCATGCCAAACATGATTTGTGTGTTTGAGCGTTACGCTGGCGATGCTAGTTGGAGGCACTCAGAAAACCCCGTTAGGGGACCCGAG ATTAGAGAAGCAAGGACTAAGGTAACACTTGTGGCTCGAACGATAGCATCAGTTGGTAACTATGATTACATCTTGGATTGGGAGTTCCAAACAGACGGTTTAGTCCATATAAAG GCGACTCTTACAGGGATGTTGATGGTAAAAGGAGTTCCATACTCCAATGCAACTCAAATTCCAAATCCAGAAGACATGTCAGGAATCCTTGTGTCCGAAAATGTTATCGGTGTGGTACACGATCACTTCATAACATTCTACCTAGACATGGATGTTGATGGCTCTGATAATACATTCGTGAAGGTTAATTTAGTGAAGGAAGAGAGTAAGCGAGCACCTAGGAAAAGTTACTTGAAGCCTAAGAGACATGTAGCTAAGACTGAGGACGATGCACGTATTAAGATTAGCTTGTATGATCCCTACGAGTTTCATGTAATTAATCCGAAGAGGACGTCTAGGTTAGGAAATCCGACTGGTTATCGAGTCGTTCCTGGTGGAACTGCTGCTAGCTTGCTTGATCATGACGATTCTCCACAATTGAGAGGCGCCTTCACAAATAATCAG ATATGGGTGACACATTACAACAAGAGCGAATTATGGGCTGGAGGGCTTTATACTTATCAAAGCAAGGGAGAAGACACACTAGAAGTATGGTCTAAAAg GAATCGGCCAATTGAGAATAAAGACATAGTGGTATGGTACACACTGGGTTTCCATCACATACCATGTCAAGAGGATTTCCCAATAATGCCAAGTGTTTCATCAGGTTTTAGTCTGAAGCCTGTCAATTTCTTTGAAAGAAATCCAATTCTTAGGGCTGCACCTGTTTCAGAGGAGGATATGCCAGGGTGTAGAGCAGTTTGCTGA
- the LOC119986572 gene encoding UDP-glucuronate 4-epimerase 5-like yields the protein MSLIDTTPSTPGKFKSEKCTPYSAHPFYRNLRFQSSLLKLTVWSSSFLGLILLFFLISSPPSSHHHGRRSTEIDVGTKWETKVRTSAETRARADGGKPLRVLVTGAAGFVGTHVALALKLRGDGVVGLDSFNHYYDPELKIARQKFLANAGVCVIEGDINDEKLLKRLFDVVHFTHVVHLAAQAGVRYAMENPGSYVKSNVAGFVNLLEVCKSADPQPAIVWASSSSVYGTNTKVPFSEKDRTDHPASLYAATKKAGEAIAHTYNHIYGLSITGLRFFTVYGPWGRPDMAYFFFTKDILKGKEITIYETSRGESVARDFTYIDDVVKGCLAALDTANKSTGSGGKKRGPAQLRIFNLGNTKPVPVSRLVSILEEHLKVNARKKVLPLPSNGDVEFTHANISLAQTELGYRPTIDLETGMKQFVWWYLNYYDRSRKN from the coding sequence ATGTCGCTCATAGACACCACACCTTCTACTCCGGGCAAGTTCAAATCCGAGAAATGTACACCCTACTCGGCTCACCCGTTCTATCGTAACCTTCGCTTCCAGTCATCTCTCTTGAAATTAACCGTATGGTCTTCGAGTTTTCTTGGTctcatcctcctcttcttcctcatctCTTCTCCTCCATCTTCCCATCACCATGGCCGCCGCTCTACTGAAATCGACGTGGGAACTAAGTGGGAGACTAAGGTCCGTACATCTGCGGAAACCCGCGCACGCGCTGACGGTGGTAAGCCACTAAGAGTTCTTGTCACTGGTGCGGCAGGATTTGTGGGGACACATGTTGCCCTTGCACTCAAGCTACGGGGAGATGGCGTTGTAGGGCTTGATTCCTTCAACCACTACTACGACCCTGAACTGAAAATAGCGCGACAGAAGTTTCTGGCAAATGCAGGCGTTTGTGTGATTGAAGGAGATATAAACGATGAAAAGCTTCTCAAGAGGCTCTTCGATGTGGTGCATTTCACTCACGTTGTGCATTTGGCCGCGCAAGCCGGTGTCCGGTACGCAATGGAGAATCCGGGTTCGTATGTGAAAAGCAATGTTGCTGGGTTTGTGAATTTGCTTGAGGTGTGTAAGTCTGCGGATCCCCAGCCAGCGATTGTGTGGGCTTCTTCGAGCTCAGTATATGGTACTAATACTAAGGTGCCCTTCTCGGAGAAGGACCGTACTGATCATCCCGCGAGTTTATACGCGGCCACAAAGAAAGCCGGAGAGGCAATTGCACATACTTATAATCATATTTATGGCCTTTCAATTACTGGGTTGCGATTTTTTACTGTTTATGGACCTTGGGGAAGGCCAGATATGGCttatttctttttcacaaaAGATATTTTGAAGGGAAAGGAGATAACCATCTACGAAACTTCCCGTGGGGAGAGTGTGGCCAGGGATTTCACCTACATTGATGATGTAGTGAAGGGTTGTTTGGCGGCATTGGATACGGCAAATAAGAGTACTGGGAGCGGGGGGAAGAAGAGGGGTCCAGCACAGTTGAGGATTTTCAATTTGGGGAATACTAAACCAGTGCCAGTTAGTAGGCTTGTGAGCATATTGGAGGAGCATTTAAAGGTGAATGCTAGGAAGAAGGTGCTGCCATTGCCAAGTAATGGGGATGTGGAGTTCACTCACGCCAATATAAGTTTGGCACAGACAGAGCTTGGTTATAGGCCCACGATTGATCTGGAGACGGGGATGAAGCAGTTTGTCTGGTGGTACCTCAATTATTACGACCGTTCTAGGAAAAACTAG